The genomic window CCTTCAACACCCTGCACGATCACAACAAGCAGGTGGTCATCACCAGCGACCTGCCGCCGAAGGCCCTCACCGGCTTCGAAGAGCGGATGCGTTCCCGCTTCGAGTGGGGACTCATCACCGACGTCCAGGCTCCCGACCTCGAGACGCGCATCGCGATCCTGCGCAAGAAGGCGCAGAACGAGAAGCTGCACATCCCGGACGAGGTCCTGGAGTTCATCGCCACCAAGGTGTCGAGCAACATCCGTGAGCTGGAGGGCACGCTCATCCGGGTCGTCGCGTTCGCGAGCCTGAACCGGACCGCTGTCGACATGACCTTGGCCCAGACGGTGCTGAAGGACGTCATCAGCCTCGACGACGACAACGTCATCTCGCCGATCGACATCATCAACACGACGGCCGACTACTTCAAGCTCTCTGTCGACGACCTGTACGGCTCGAGCCGGTCGCAGGCCGTGGCGACGGCACGTCAGATCGCGATGTACCTCTGTCGCGAGCTCACGAACCTCTCACTCCCGAAGATCGGTCAGCTGTTCGGCAACCGGGACCACACGACGGTCATGTACGCCAACCGGAAGATCACCGACCTCATGCAGGAGAAGCGCTCGATCTACAACCAGGTGACCGAGCTCACAAGCCGCATCAAGCAGAACCTCCGCTACGGCGCCTGACGCGTCCTGGTGAACGTTCCCGGCCTCTCGGCGCACTCGGTGTGCTCGAGGGGCCGATTTCGTTCATCAGGCGACGACGAGCGCTCATTCGACGACAGGATGTGCGACCGATCTCTCCACATTCCGCCTTCGTAGCCCTGTGGATAACCTGTGGAGAGATGTGGAAGCTCCGGGCGGGCTTGTGAGTGAACATCATTCACCGACCTTCGCGTCCCACACCCTCGTGTCGTTCTCTCCACAGGCCACCACCAAGTTACACACATGTAGTTCCCTGTGTTCGAGCGGGTTCGGCGGACTTATCCACAGTTTCCACACCGGTTAAGACTGTTAACCGTTAATTCAATGATCTCTCCGCCAAACAACCTTTCCCCAGGCTCGCTTCTCCACAGCACCTCGTCCCACTCGACCCCGGAAGCAGACCCACTAGCATTGGTGACGTCATCGAGAGCCAGAGACAGGGGACTTGTCGTGCGATTCAGCGTCAACCGGGATGTATTCAGCGAAGCCGTCTCGTTCGCAGTGAAGCTGCTCCCGCAGCGCCCGACGCTGCCGATCCTGAACGGCATCCTCATCGAAGCCGGTGACGACGGTCTCATCCTGTCCTCCTTCGACTACGAGGTCTCCAGCCAGACCGGCATCGCGGCCGAGGTCGAGGAGGCCGGCACGGCACTCGTCAACGGCCGGTTGCTCTCGGAGATCGCCAGCCGCCTCCCGAACGCGCCTGTCCGGTTCAGCAAGGTCGAGAACCGCATCGAGGTCACCTGTGGTTCTGCCCGGTTCACGCTCGGATCGATGCCCGTCGAGGAGTACCCGACGATCCCGCAGGTCGACGCCGACTTCGGCCTCGTGCCCGCCGATGAGTTCGCCACCGCAGTGAGTCAGGTCGCTGTCGCCGCAAGCCGCGACGACGTGACCCCGGTCATCACCGGCGTGCAGCTCGAGGTCTCCAAGACGAGCCTCAGCCTCGTCGCGACCGACCGCTACCGCGTCGCGGTCCGCGAGATCGACTGGGACTCGGGCCAGGGAGACGGTTCCAGCGAGACGATCACGGCCCTGGTGCCGGCCCGCACCCTCCAGGAGGTCGGCAAGACCTTCGGCCACAGCGGCAACATCAACGTCGCGATCACGAATCGCGACGACCGCGAGCTCATCGCGTTCCGGGCCGACCGCAAGACGGTCACCTCGCTGCTCATCAAGGGCAACTTCCCGCCGGTCAAGCGGCTCTTCCCCGAGACGACCGACAACTACGCGATCATCAACACCGCGGAACTCATCGAGGCGACCAGGCGTATGTCGCTCGTCCTCGAGCGCGAAGCGGCCCTCCGCTTCACCTTCACCATCGACGGCCTCACGCTCGAGGCCGTCGGATCCGAGCAGGCGCAGGCATCCGAGGGCATCGACGCCCTCCTCACCGGCGACGACATCGTGCTCTCCCTCAAGCCGCAGTTCCTGATCGACGGTCTGACCGCGGTCCGGAGCGAGTACGTGCGGTTCTCGTTCACGAAGACGGAGAACACGAACAAGCCGGGACCCATGCTCATCACGAGCCAATCCTCCAAGGATCAGCCGGGTGCCGACAGTTACAAGTACCTGCTGCAGCCGAACCTGCTGCTGCGCTGACACGCAAAGGATCCTCCATGCACATCGGTCTCGTCGGTCTCGGCAAGATGGGCAACAACATGCGCACGCGTCTGCGTGCGAACGGCATCGAGGTCACCGGTTTCGACCGGAACCCCGATGTCACCGACGTCGCGACGATCAGCGACCTCGTCGCTGCGCTCCCGGCACCTCGCACGGTCTGGGTCATGGTCCCCGCCGGGGCCATCACCGACTCGGTCGTCGAGGAGCTGAACGGCCTGCTCGAGGCCGGCGACCTGATCATCGACGGCGGCAACAGCCGCTTCACGGACGACTTCAAGCACGCTGAACTGCTGTCGGCGAAGGGCATCGACTACATCGATGCCGGCGTCTCCGGCGGTGTCTGGGGTGTCGACAACGGCTACGGCCTCATGGTCGGCGGTTCCAAGGAGCAGGTGGAGCGGGTCATGCCCGTCTTCGACGCCCTGCGCCCCGAGGGCCCGCGCGATGAGGGCTTCGTCCACGTCGGAGAGGTCGGCGCCGGCCACTACGCGAAGATGGTGCACAACGGCATCGAGTACGCGCTCATGCAGGCGTACGCCGAGGGCTTCGAGCTCCTCGACAAGCGCGAGGACATCATCAAGGACGTCCCCGGCACGTTCAAGGCCTGGCAGCGCGGCACCGTCGTCCGGTCCTGGCTGCTCGAGCTCCTCGTCCGCGCCCTCGAGGAGGACCCGGACTTCGAGCAGATCGAGGGCTACGTCGAGGACTCGGGTGAGGGCCGCTGGACGATCGAGGAGGCCATCGCGAACGCGGTGCCCGTCCCGACCATCTCGGCATCGATCTTCGCCCGCTTCGTGTCGCGCCAGGAGGACTCGCCGGCCATGAAGGCGGTCGCCGCACTCCGCAACCAGTTCGGCGGACACGCGGTCAAGAAGGCCGACGACTGACGACACGACGTCTCCTGACGAACGAAATCGACCCTCCCGGAGCATTCCGCTTCGCTGGAGGGTCGATTTCGTTCACCCTGCGTCGTCGTGACGGCCGCGCTCGGACGTCCGACGGCGCCCCGACCCGTTCGGCGTCAGGGCGAGGCGGTAGGGTGACGTGGTGATCGTGCGGCACTTGAATCTCACCGACTACCGCAACTACGCGGTGGTCGACGTGGCGCTCGAACCCGGACCCAATCTGTTCGTGGGTCGCAACGGCCAGGGCAAGACCAACCTCGTCGAGGCGATCGGATACCTCAGCAGCCTCGGGTCCCATCGGGTCTCCTCTGAACAGGCGCTCATCCGACACGGTGCCGACGCGGCGATCATCAGGGCACGCATCGTGCACGAAGGTCGTGAGCTGCTCGCCGAGGTGCAGCTCAACCGGGGTTCGGCCAACCGCGCCCAGGTGAACCGGTCCCAGATCAAGCCGCGCGAACTGCCGCGGTACGTGTCCACCGTGCTGTTCGCCCCGGAGGACCTCCTGATCGTCCGAGGCGACCCGTCTGCGCGCCGGCGGTTCATCGACCAGCTCCTCGTGCAGCGGATCCCTCGCCTGGCCGGCGTGATGGCCGACTACGACCGCTCCCTGAAGCAGCGGAACTCCCTCCTCAAGTCGGCGAGGGCGCGCGGGCTGAAGTCCGGGCCCCTGGCGACGCTCGACCTCTGGGACGACCGGCTCGTGCAGTACGGCACGGAGATCATCGCCGAACGTCTGCAACTCCTGGCCATGCTCGGTGGGCCACTGCGTGCCGCGTACGAGGCCGTGGCCGGCGACGATCACCGACCGGTCCTCCTGCCCGTGCTCAGTATCGCCGGCACCGATGCCGAGGACGAGTCGGCGGCCGCCGATCCCACGGAAGGCGTGGAGCCGGGCGCCCCTGTCGATCTTGCGCGCATCGCGGAACGGTTCCGTGCGGCGCTCGCGCAGCGTCGGTCGGCCGAGCTCGAGCGGGGTCTGACGCTCGTCGGGCCACACCGCGACGACGTGTTCTTCGGTCTCAACGGGCTGCCGGTCAAGGGGTACGCGAGCCACGGTGAATCGTGGTCGTTCGCGCTCGCCGCCAAACTCGCCTCAGCCGAGCTCCTCCGCGCCGACTCGTCCCTCGGTGATCCGGTGCTCATCCTCGACGACGTCTTCGCCGAGCTCGATGCACGTCGCCGGGAACGCCTCGCGGCCGCGGTCGCGGAGTACGACCAGGTCATCATCACCGCAGCCGTGTTCGACGACGTCCCCGAACGGTTCACCGCGCACGTCGTGCGCATCGAAGCCGGACGGATCGTGGACGGTCCGGACGGGGCGGCCGGCCCAGTGAACGAGGCGCTCACCACGGAGTCGACGCATGACTGAACCGCGTCGACTCGGACGGGACGCCGACCCGGCGGGGGAACTGTCCGCCACGGTGTACCTCCGGTTCAAGGAGATCTTCGGCGGCGAACGGGTCTCCCGTGATCGCAAGCGCCGGGAACGCTCGGCCGAGGGGCCGCAGGACTCGGTGCCGTACGGTGTCGGACGCGACCCCAAGGGCCTCGGGACGGTCATCGATTCACTGACCGCCGGACTCGGGTGGAACTCGCCACTCGCCCAACACGAGGTTCTCGGGAACTGGGCGGAGTTGTGCGGCGAGGACACCGCCAGGTACTCCGAACCGGTGTCGATCGCGGACGGCGTCCTGCTCGTCCAATGCCAGTCGACGGCCTGGGCGACACAGTTGCGACACATGCGCCACGAGATCCTCGTCCGCATCGCCGAACGCTATCCAGACGCCGGTGTCGACACGATCCGTTTCCAGGGCCCCGGAGCACCCTCCTGGAAAAGAGGCCCCAGGTCGATTCCAGGGCGTGGTCCACGCGATACTTACGGCTAGGGAGGCAAATACGGCCTCCG from Plantibacter flavus includes these protein-coding regions:
- the gnd gene encoding phosphogluconate dehydrogenase (NAD(+)-dependent, decarboxylating) codes for the protein MHIGLVGLGKMGNNMRTRLRANGIEVTGFDRNPDVTDVATISDLVAALPAPRTVWVMVPAGAITDSVVEELNGLLEAGDLIIDGGNSRFTDDFKHAELLSAKGIDYIDAGVSGGVWGVDNGYGLMVGGSKEQVERVMPVFDALRPEGPRDEGFVHVGEVGAGHYAKMVHNGIEYALMQAYAEGFELLDKREDIIKDVPGTFKAWQRGTVVRSWLLELLVRALEEDPDFEQIEGYVEDSGEGRWTIEEAIANAVPVPTISASIFARFVSRQEDSPAMKAVAALRNQFGGHAVKKADD
- the dnaN gene encoding DNA polymerase III subunit beta, encoding MRFSVNRDVFSEAVSFAVKLLPQRPTLPILNGILIEAGDDGLILSSFDYEVSSQTGIAAEVEEAGTALVNGRLLSEIASRLPNAPVRFSKVENRIEVTCGSARFTLGSMPVEEYPTIPQVDADFGLVPADEFATAVSQVAVAASRDDVTPVITGVQLEVSKTSLSLVATDRYRVAVREIDWDSGQGDGSSETITALVPARTLQEVGKTFGHSGNINVAITNRDDRELIAFRADRKTVTSLLIKGNFPPVKRLFPETTDNYAIINTAELIEATRRMSLVLEREAALRFTFTIDGLTLEAVGSEQAQASEGIDALLTGDDIVLSLKPQFLIDGLTAVRSEYVRFSFTKTENTNKPGPMLITSQSSKDQPGADSYKYLLQPNLLLR
- the recF gene encoding DNA replication/repair protein RecF (All proteins in this family for which functions are known are DNA-binding proteins that assist the filamentation of RecA onto DNA for the initiation of recombination or recombinational repair.), which encodes MIVRHLNLTDYRNYAVVDVALEPGPNLFVGRNGQGKTNLVEAIGYLSSLGSHRVSSEQALIRHGADAAIIRARIVHEGRELLAEVQLNRGSANRAQVNRSQIKPRELPRYVSTVLFAPEDLLIVRGDPSARRRFIDQLLVQRIPRLAGVMADYDRSLKQRNSLLKSARARGLKSGPLATLDLWDDRLVQYGTEIIAERLQLLAMLGGPLRAAYEAVAGDDHRPVLLPVLSIAGTDAEDESAAADPTEGVEPGAPVDLARIAERFRAALAQRRSAELERGLTLVGPHRDDVFFGLNGLPVKGYASHGESWSFALAAKLASAELLRADSSLGDPVLILDDVFAELDARRRERLAAAVAEYDQVIITAAVFDDVPERFTAHVVRIEAGRIVDGPDGAAGPVNEALTTESTHD
- a CDS encoding DUF721 domain-containing protein; protein product: MTEPRRLGRDADPAGELSATVYLRFKEIFGGERVSRDRKRRERSAEGPQDSVPYGVGRDPKGLGTVIDSLTAGLGWNSPLAQHEVLGNWAELCGEDTARYSEPVSIADGVLLVQCQSTAWATQLRHMRHEILVRIAERYPDAGVDTIRFQGPGAPSWKRGPRSIPGRGPRDTYG